One Kitasatospora sp. MAP12-44 DNA segment encodes these proteins:
- a CDS encoding sulfite oxidase-like oxidoreductase, which yields MGQSEHEQRQLSDLRLPPGQRLQRGWPVLHYGPVPRFKPLTWDLQVFGATASAEKHSWDHEAFHALPKVTVRADFHCVTRFSMLGSEWSGVSGATILELVPPAPGVTHVMVWAEYGYSANLRLADFADPRTVFATHRNGEPLTVEHGFPVRLVVPQLYAWKGPKWVRAVEYMRADRRGFWEERGYHNRADPWNEQRYSYQEEPGDGPMR from the coding sequence ATGGGTCAGTCCGAACACGAGCAACGGCAGCTGTCTGACCTGCGCCTTCCCCCCGGTCAGCGCCTGCAGCGCGGCTGGCCGGTGCTGCACTACGGTCCGGTGCCCCGCTTCAAGCCGCTGACCTGGGACCTCCAGGTCTTCGGGGCGACCGCCTCGGCCGAGAAGCACAGCTGGGACCACGAGGCCTTCCACGCCCTGCCCAAGGTCACCGTCCGCGCCGACTTCCACTGCGTGACCCGCTTCTCCATGCTCGGCAGCGAGTGGAGCGGCGTGTCGGGGGCCACCATCCTGGAGCTGGTCCCGCCGGCCCCGGGCGTCACCCATGTGATGGTCTGGGCGGAGTACGGCTACAGCGCCAACCTGCGGCTGGCCGACTTCGCCGACCCGCGCACGGTCTTCGCCACCCACCGCAACGGCGAGCCGCTGACCGTCGAGCACGGCTTCCCGGTGCGCCTGGTCGTCCCGCAGCTGTACGCCTGGAAGGGCCCCAAGTGGGTGCGCGCGGTGGAGTACATGCGCGCCGACCGCCGGGGCTTCTGGGAGGAGCGCGGCTACCACAACCGCGCCGACCCGTGGAACGAGCAGCGCTACTCCTACCAGGAGGAGCCCGGCGACGGGCCGATGCGGTAG